From Cinclus cinclus chromosome 2, bCinCin1.1, whole genome shotgun sequence, one genomic window encodes:
- the TEX55 gene encoding testis-specific expressed protein 55 isoform X2 — protein MYTSESTQDGSNTIEAVLSAAEITFESLENPEAFGDPYQVAMNYVEEHKILQIFQDITEKMLIQKPDDPLQFILQEVQSMINARQAEPERLLE, from the exons ATGTACACCTCTGAATCCACACAGGATGGCAGCAACACTATTGAGGCTGTGttgtcagcagcagagattaCATTTGAATCATTGGAGAATCCAGAGGCTTTTGGAGACCCCTATCAAGTCGCCATGAATTATGTGGAGGAACATAAAATTCTGCAGATTTTTCAg GATATCACAGAAAAAATGCTGATCCAAAAGCCTGATGACCCCTTGCAGTTCATATTGCAGGAG GTGCAGTCTATGATAAATGCCAGGCAAGCAGAACCGGAGAGACTATTGGAGTAG